The Leptodactylus fuscus isolate aLepFus1 chromosome 5, aLepFus1.hap2, whole genome shotgun sequence genome segment TTATTCACACCTGCCTTGATCTGAAGATTGCTGGCAGGTCTAAAAAGTGGCAACAAGTTGACACTTAGGCCTTGTTCCCATCTTCATTCGGGCCATTCGTTCCCacctccacatgaaaaatgtggagagaaaagaccttCGAGCAGcaggaaataaaaaaagttgAAATAAAATATTGAGAAAAATGAATGTTTGTATATCTTATTATAAAGAAACTAAAGATATAAAAATTCGACATAATTGGGAACGACccaaaaataatgtaataatatcatacatttaataatacattttatttctatagaaccgacatattcctcagcactttacAAAATTACAGAATAATCTAATATAATAATGGTTAATCCAGAAAATCCTTCTTCAGACGTGTGTTATGATACAGAAAATATGGAATCCTATAATATATCACATCTATATTTATAGGACACGAGCTCAAGCCCCGTGATACTCCAGTGCAGGAACAAGGGGAGTTCTGAGACGAATCAGCGGCAGAATCCGcaggaagatcgagcaggactccTATTATTTCCCAGTGGAGGGAACTTTTTAATGGGGGGCGCCATTGTAatttctgcctcaggcagcagataacCTACAATGGGCCCTGTATGCAGGGcggggtcctggctgtcagaccccgCAGATGTTATATACTAGGGATAGGCATCAAGTGGGTGTGACTATTAGTACAAAAAGGAGTGGACCGAAAAAAGAGGAATAATGTATCTGACCGTTCTAGGTTCTTGTCTTTTATGATCCACACCAGACTTTGGCTTCAGAAATATCATCAAAAAACCTAAATGTGTGTCCTCACCTTAAAGCCTCAGGCCTAAAAATAGGTTCTGCTTGACTGAGACGTAGATGAAACTAGaattctatccatttatctatcaatGTATCTAGCTTACTGCAAGGGAAGGAAAGACTTACCTACTCTGCTCAGGAACACAGCGATAATGGCGTCTGGGCTACTCTATGTCTGGAGTCTTCAAGTATGACCCCCAACGTGAGTCTGGCGGTAAGTTATGGGGGAGGTTCTTGAAGACTCCAGAAACAGTGGATTGTGGACGCAACTAATGCCAAAGCACATCAGTCCAGCTCTGGTTGGAAGTTTGTGGGCAGTACATAAAGCAAACATGCGTGCGTCCCTCACATCTACTATAAGCACGGGCTGGACCCAATAGAAATAGGGATGAGATGTTTTTCTTCACTGTATCTGCGGGGCAGTGGACTGGTGGATGTTGCGGCATCCGGTTAGGAATCTGCTCTACATAAATGCACTTTTATTTTATGCAAGACTTTTCTTTATCGCATTTGTTCTGAGGCCGCCATGTAGGACTGTACAGTGTAAGGAGAAACGTAATAGGGAATATTCATCAGTTTCCACCAAAGCAGAGACATATAGGAGGGAAGTACTATCAATTGTGGATGGATTTCTTAGGTTATGATGGTTTCTCCCAGTTACTGCCTCCCCCCTAATATCAATATGGAACCTCCCCATACACATAATACAGCATGAAGGGGCTCAGTGAAGGTGGCAGtgaaggtgtgtaagtgtctgatggggtcacacagctcatagAAGGACAACTGCCCGGCCTCATAATCCAGACAGATCCTGAATCTATCACTGGAGATTTCGTCAGGTAACCGGATCCTTTTACTGTCATGTATCACCGAATACTGATTATTAAACCTGTTCATACTCCAGGACTTGTTATTGCTTCCAATGACTGACTGACGCCCCCTCCTGTCTATACTGGGATAACACACCCCCACCCTCCACTCCCCTGACCTACTGCCCTCCACTTCCCAGTAATGTCGCCCTGAGGTAAATCCCCTCCTGCTTATCACCTGACTATAATCCTGGAATCTCTCGGCTGTTTCTGGACGATTCTGGCTCTCTCGTGTCCTAGTTGCAGTTTTCAGGTCGTCTGATATATGGAGATTATTTGCGGCCGTGTTTACATTCAGTAATATGTCTGCAGGGACCGCCACATAGATCCCGCTCCTTATACCTGATATTATGTCAcataatgtgtgtaatgtgtctGAGATCACAGCCACATCCCGATCATCTACATCTTGGCGCTGTCTATCATGtccccctgtgtcctcatcacctcccccctcctcaggatcacacaagtcacctgtgtctggttcctgtaagacagtcagtggaTCAGTCATGTTACACAGCTCCTCAATGTGCCGCATCTTCATGGACAGCTCGGCCTTCTTTATTTCCAGCTTCTGGATCAGAGCAGAGAGTGACAGTGACTCTTCCTTCTCCTGCCTGGAGATCTCACTCAGGACCTTCTTCTCCAGGTCGTCCAGTCGTCTCCTGATGTCTATAAACAGGGCAGTGACTCTCTCGGCTTCTCCAGATGCTTTCTCTtgagcttttctcctgctctccTCCAGACTCTGGACTCTTTCCTCAGTCTCCTCTCTCTTTGTGATCAGTTTCTGGAGAACATTTCTCAATTTCTTATTCTTCTGCTCAGAGGCCTCATCCAGCATCTCCACCCGATGTCCTCGATGTTCTCCATCCAGTCTacaggacacacagatacatgtgGCATCCTTAGTACAACAATACTTCAAAAGTTCCTTATAGACAGAACATTTCATCTTCTCCAGGTTTTTCGGATCACATAAGACGTGTTCTGGTGACTTGCTGTGATCTCTCAGATGTTTATCACACAGAGAAGCTTCACAGAGTAGACAGGACTTCACAGCAGATACAGGAGAGCCCACACAGTAAGTGCAGGAGATCCCGGTTGACAATAAATTCTCCATTATATTACGTAGAGCTAAGTTCCTCATCAGTACAGGCCGCACCTGAAACTCTTCTCTGCATTGAGGACAGGAAAAAACTCCAGACTGGTCCTGTGTATCCAGAAAACgatcaatacagacccggcagaagTTGTGGCCACATCTCAGCATTACAGGATCGGTATAAGTGCTCAGACAGATGGAGCAGTTCAGCTCGGCTCTCAGGGCAGAGGACGCCATGGCTgacagaagaaggaagagagaAAACTACAATTCACTCTCCAGAGGGCGGGTTTAAGTCTTTACAAGTCAGGCTGaactttatatatactgtatttcagaCATATCGACTGCTGAATTTTTCTGAAGACTTCCTTGTGGACATTCCCTTTTCAATATTTGCAGTGCAAAGGTTGAAAAATGTGCCGAACCTGTAACTAGAAATTGACTTGCTCTGGATCCAAAACCTGAAGCTCAGGACACTTTGATTTTGATGTACATTTTGCACTTCAGAATGTgatcattgataaaaaaaaaaaaaaaagaaaaaaaaagcatttaatATAGGGCTTGCTTTTTATGGGATTGGTTGAGGTTTTTTGATGGCCCCCTTTTCAGGTACATATAATGAACCAGCATATTAGTAGTAAGAGTTTGCTTCTGAACGTTTATCCACAGATAAGAAGATTGTAGACAGGCATTCATCTTATACGCTGGTGTTACTCTCTTAAGAACAGGTAACGTCTGACAGAAGTCACCTGTAAAAATTACAACAATTCCTCCCATTAAACAATCGGTTCCCCGCAGATCTTTCAAGGTGCGATTAAGGGCCTCGACTGCTTTCTTGTGGTCCATGGTACATTCATCCCAAACAATTACTTTGCAAGTTTGTAATACCTTCGCTTTCTCAGAGCCCTTGggctgggttcagacagggttttgtggaccagattttgacgcagtgcaccggcatccagtcgcgacattccattccagattaggcccaaatgaatgggcctagtcggttgGAAGTGTTGTGCCACGAACGTCTGTgccaagaaagggcatgtcacttcttcttTACGCGAGCGGGAATAAACCGCTCGAGGTAAAATGTACCCGTTCAATTCAACGGttctttgagccggattttgatgaggattccgcatcaaaatccagaccaaaataccccgtctgaacccagcctaagtgatattacagacaggAGTTTCTGACAGCGCTAGATTAAACGGCAATCTTAGTGCTGAATGAGCCGTGCGCCCTCCATCTAAAAGAGTGGCCACAATCCCAGATGATGTAACAGCCAAGGCAATGTCATTGTTTAAGCGAATTTCTGCAAGcagaaaattaattaaaaatgttttaccagaACCTCCTGCTGCATCTAGGATATTTCCCcatttccactgaaaatctgagcCATAAACCCATAGACCCATagaactgccaaatccatgggacggaggcctgtgaaaaatactgtagtgtgcaaacagccactaaggataccagacgtgttttgtcagtgcttGCGTGTATTTGTGTCTGagtgtgcacacgtgtgatccatgtgtgtgtgtgtgagtgcacatgtgtgcatgcacgtatggggtctgtgtatatgtatgcatgtatgtgcacatgcgatccatgtgtttgtgcgtgcgcagtgcaagtgtccatgcgtgcggtacTTGTGTGTGAGTATGCATATACTCTGTTTGTCCGTGTGCACAGTGTGcattcatctgagtgtgtttgtgtgcgtgtgtggtcCTTACGAAGGCGAGcgcatgtgtgtgtctatatgccgattctcattcatttttcatgtgcccccacacagtataatcctcctacagtcacccgtaaattatatgtccccactccatctctcccccagtttcgtgtcccccctccatttctgtcccaagtttcatgcccccccatctctgccccccatttcatgttcccccatctctgcctccagtttcatgtccccccatctctgcctccagtttcatgtccccccatctctgcccacagtttcatgtcctccatctcttccaccagtttcatgttccccatgtctgtccacagtttcatatccccccatctctgcccccagtttcacttcccccatctctgcccccagtttcatgtcccccatctctgcccccagtttcatgtctccccatctctgcccccagtttcatgtcctcccatctcttctcacagtttaatgtaccccccatctctgcccacagtttcatgtccccccatctctgcccagtttcatgccgttctcccccccttcatctgcccccagtttcatgggcccccttcgtTATGTtctacctcaatgtttaacacaaaaaaacactgatactcacccttCCAATGaccccccgcagctctctccgcagtttcactAACAGAGTTTTaggcgtcatcacatcgcgcctacacatccactagccggagtgcagcggctaGTGGATGTATTCAACTCTGgccgcagatctgagttgaaaccgggagaTACCTTCTGCCGACCGGGACCGCgtgacaggacaccgaatccgtgaatgtcccacggaatgcgagacggttgggaggtatgtgtgtgtgtgtgtgtgtggtgtgcatgtggtatttatggggtggtgttgtggtatttgtggggtgttgtttgtgttgtgtgtgtttagagtgatctggtgtttgtgtggcatttgtgtagtgttgtgcttgtgggttgctgtatgtgtactgtctgatgtTTATATATTGTTTGTGAAatggttgtgtgtggtggtgcggcccctttagcagcgactctttggtgccgtcgctataatccatccctgtcagtcacaactattgttttcccctcagcactttcactttcatttttccccattatatgtatagggcctaacttcgggggccccaatctcaaGACAGGGGGAGCTAGTGAGATGTAacgtgcacagtattctgctcctgtgcgtggagagagggcatgccaaatttcatccaaattggacgagaactgtggatttgtatagagcagactactacagattttgagttttatatatattgaTGGTATTATGTGGGTCAgcaggattacaggacagaattatatttttttatcat includes the following:
- the LOC142205115 gene encoding E3 ubiquitin-protein ligase TRIM39-like codes for the protein MASSALRAELNCSICLSTYTDPVMLRCGHNFCRVCIDRFLDTQDQSGVFSCPQCREEFQVRPVLMRNLALRNIMENLLSTGISCTYCVGSPVSAVKSCLLCEASLCDKHLRDHSKSPEHVLCDPKNLEKMKCSVYKELLKYCCTKDATCICVSCRLDGEHRGHRVEMLDEASEQKNKKLRNVLQKLITKREETEERVQSLEESRRKAQEKASGEAERVTALFIDIRRRLDDLEKKVLSEISRQEKEESLSLSALIQKLEIKKAELSMKMRHIEELCNMTDPLTVLQEPDTGDLCDPEEGGGDEDTGGHDRQRQDVDDRDVAVISDTLHTLCDIISGIRSGIYVAVPADILLNVNTAANNLHISDDLKTATRTRESQNRPETAERFQDYSQVISRRGFTSGRHYWEVEGSRSGEWRVGVCYPSIDRRGRQSVIGSNNKSWSMNRFNNQYSVIHDSKRIRLPDEISSDRFRICLDYEAGQLSFYELCDPIRHLHTFTATFTEPLHAVLCVWGGSIKILGGGSNWEKPS